The following coding sequences lie in one Fimbriimonadaceae bacterium genomic window:
- a CDS encoding prepilin-type N-terminal cleavage/methylation domain-containing protein — translation MRRLRRRGFTLIELLVVIAIIAILAAILFPVFAQAKRAAKGSVAISNAKQLVLGQLMYCGDYDDMISPVIQFDSAWHMLPFTYVQQPYMKNWGILMDPTGPLPKDTDTAASGYDLAVYGQWGMPPRKAATDGSFSQYLFGQSATGAAMTNGEVYTYDGIAGIGNTPNGVGCGSGQDCSNWAGAGYRGGQTPSLSTTAVASPAEQVMMAQAGSWDFMWQQDNADSFDLYFADCQYNTYGCNRVASAPVARFRDGDGPSVGFYPWPAALPANAKEPTGMTVWVGVDGHAKSTAWRSLMGQTVEIPPISNSVHKAIKAFWPAGS, via the coding sequence ATGAGAAGGCTGCGAAGGCGTGGTTTCACGCTCATTGAACTGCTCGTCGTCATTGCGATCATAGCGATCCTCGCCGCGATCCTCTTCCCTGTCTTCGCCCAAGCGAAACGTGCCGCCAAGGGCTCGGTGGCGATCAGCAACGCCAAGCAACTGGTCCTCGGCCAACTGATGTACTGCGGCGACTACGACGACATGATCTCCCCGGTCATCCAATTCGACAGCGCCTGGCACATGCTCCCGTTCACCTACGTGCAGCAGCCCTACATGAAAAACTGGGGGATCTTGATGGATCCGACCGGGCCGTTGCCCAAGGACACGGACACCGCCGCGAGCGGCTATGACCTGGCGGTCTACGGCCAGTGGGGCATGCCTCCGCGCAAAGCGGCGACCGACGGCTCGTTCAGCCAATACCTGTTCGGGCAGTCGGCCACCGGCGCGGCGATGACGAACGGCGAGGTCTACACCTACGACGGCATCGCGGGCATCGGCAACACCCCCAACGGGGTGGGATGCGGCTCGGGACAAGACTGCTCGAACTGGGCCGGAGCGGGGTACCGGGGCGGGCAGACACCGTCGCTGTCCACCACTGCCGTGGCTAGTCCGGCCGAACAAGTCATGATGGCCCAGGCCGGTTCATGGGACTTCATGTGGCAACAGGACAACGCGGACAGCTTCGACCTGTACTTTGCCGACTGCCAGTACAACACCTACGGGTGCAACCGGGTCGCTTCCGCTCCGGTCGCCCGGTTCCGTGACGGGGACGGCCCCAGTGTCGGCTTCTACCCGTGGCCTGCGGCCCTGCCGGCAAACGCCAAAGAACCGACCGGGATGACCGTCTGGGTCGGTGTCGACGGCCATGCCAAGTCGACCGCATGGCGGAGCTTGATGGGGCAGACGGTGGAGATACCGCCGATCAGCAACAGTGTCCACAAGGCGATCAAGGCGTTCTGGCCCGCTGGATCATGA